In one window of Schistosoma mansoni, WGS project CABG00000000 data, supercontig 0037, strain Puerto Rico, whole genome shotgun sequence DNA:
- a CDS encoding homeobox protein prospero/prox-1/ceh-26,putative codes for MSKTSHKKKIKMESYSEDERNFQTPEYLKPRFNGLEGKYIHSTPLSQSNPYSVFHPISLGFTGCKDILTSEKTTPLYIPLSDEGYSSVGSSSTPTDFSNNLPTSEIINQYKDYRPIECIHNSINQREKLEIVALELLNQARLITNYSLRQEMIRLIDNSMHQLETYLHNHHLNDWYHSSMKSIQSNDIQDYNMTPLNLKFTKNIELENLHNNNKSNQNQSTEEQFVSTAVIVSSEQKSINSKCPITTSTESSNYSTRSKPLRYNNNNKTRRLRIHQFNSQLFVDRNQIKKINRLSPSCNKRQLNDDVEEPQNKIPHLDESLDLRIYQNDHKDNNNNKTEQIISLDNHSSHCSQTRLKRSIINSQTKTTTLSAAHLKKAKMMFMYSRYPTSSLLKSYFPEVCFNRGSTAQLVKWFSNFREFFYIQIEKFVRQQKATGLKKADDIRLSREHELIRSMETHFNKGDEIETPKEFLEAIQITVWEFADAILNERDVNSSWKKTIYKKISILDIQFPEFFRC; via the exons ATGAGCA aaaCATCtcataaaaaaaagattaaaatgGAAAGTTATTCAGAAGATGAAAGAAATTTTCAAACTCCTGAATATCTAAAACCTAGATTCAATGGTTTAGAAGGAAAATACATTCATTCTACACCATTATCTCAATCTAATCCTTATTCAGTATTTCATCCAATCTCATTAGGTTTTACAGGATGTAAAGATATATTAACCAGTGAAAAAACAACACCACTTTATATTCCATTATCAGATGAAGGATATTCATCAGTTGGATCTAGTTCAACACCAACTGATTTCTCAAATAATTTACCTACATctgaaataataaatcaatataaagATTATAGACCTATTGAATGTATTCATAATTCTATAAATCAAAGAGAAAAATTAGAAATTGTTGCATTAGAATTATTAAATCAAGCTCGTCTAATTACAAATTATTCAT TACGTCAAGAAATGATTCGACTTATTGATAATAGTATGCATCAATTAGAAACTTATTTACATAATCATCATTTGAATGATTGGTATCATTCATCAATGAAATCTATACAATCAAATGATATACAAGATTATAATATGACACCGCTTAATTTAAAATTTACCAAAAATATAGAATTGGAAAAtcttcacaataataataaatctaacCAGAATCAATCAACTGAAGAACAGTTCGTTTCTACTGCTGTTATTGTATCATCTGAACAAAAATCGATTAATTCAAAATGTCCAATAACAACATCAACAGAATCATCCAATTATTCAACAAGATCAAAACCATTacgttataataataataataaaacacgTCGATTAAGAATTCATCAATTCAATAGTCAATTATTTGTTGATAGAAATCAAATAAAGAAGATAAATAGATTATCACCAAGTTGTAATAAACGTCAGTTAAATGATGATGTAGAAGAGCCTCAAAATAAAATTCCTCATTTAGATGAATCATTAGATTTAAGAATTTATCAAAATGAtcataaagataataataataataaaacggaACAAATCATTTCATTAGATAATCATTCAAGTCATTGTTCTCAAACACGTTTGAAAAGATCAATAATTAATAGCCAAACCAAA ACAACAACACTGAGTGCAGCTCATCTAAAAAAAGCTAAAATGATGTTCATGTATTCTCGTTATCCAACATCAAGTCTACTGAAATCATATTTTCCAGAAGTTTGTTTTAATCGTGGATCTACTGCACAATTAGTAAAATGGTTTAGTAATTTCCG AGAGTTTTTTTACATACAGATTGAAAAATTTGTTCGTCAACAAAAGGCAACCGGTTTAAAGAAAGCAGATGATATTCGACTGTCACGTGAACATGAATTAATACGGAGCATGGAAACACATTTTAATAAAGGTGATGAAATTGAA aCTCCGAAAGAATTTCTTGAAGCTATCCAAATTACAGTATGGGAATTTGCTGATGCAATTTTAAATGAACGTGATGTTAATTCATCATGGAaaaaaactatatataaaaagatTTCTATATTAGATATACAATTTCCAGAATTTTTTAGATGTTAA